A DNA window from Mastacembelus armatus chromosome 11, fMasArm1.2, whole genome shotgun sequence contains the following coding sequences:
- the matcap2 gene encoding uncharacterized protein KIAA0895 isoform X3, translating into MLESIKVTERLHWPKIEMSKKYILNPADKALSPSQVYLEKVSSSVFKDLFSIDSSSYNILLQAEEEEKKSPRQFLYKRPKTSVKCGATFGKRNHPGMAPTKAHAQEDGGKRTTCNLSGTNSNLPNPAHNIAVVGSTMGLNPRALPQLRKIYLPKSPRTKLPSLQKGKITKEVENAKKLCILTAIKPSNVEKEKVKFFKSDFNYNPQFEYSNPVSPLVLAQHNNASDHFLAQAVHIMELALQRYGSYEKFEQATGGKLLTKGRIWHNVKKYMEKEGCIGEIVVQVTDDLLSRASMTVVNGRPTLTINSSTAREHWLEGMLRHEIGTHYFRGINNCHQPWSSCVGRRKHNLKPLNPTEEGLASIHSVLFRKDPTLWRAALLYYTVYQASHMSFSQVFHNLGQFVQDPNTRWDYCVRAKRGQTDTAQPGCFSKDQVYLDGILKILRYRAKINFPLLMALGKHW; encoded by the exons ATGCTGGAATCAATAAAAGTAACAG AAAGACTCCACTGGCCAAAAATAGAAATGTCCAAAAAGTATATCTTAAATCCTGCTGACAAGGCACTAAGTCCAAGCCAAGTATATCTGGAGAAGGTTTCTTCAAGTGTCTTCAAAGACCTTTTCAGCATTGACTCTAGCAGCTACAACATCTTGCTgcaggctgaggaggaagagaagaagagccCAAGGCAGTTTCTGTACAAGAGGCCAAAAACATCAGTGAAATGTGGTGCCACATTTGGGAAAAGAAACCATCCAGGTATGGCTCCTACAAAGGCACATGCTCAAGAAGATGGCGGTAAACGGACAACTTGCAACCTCTCAGGGACCAACTCCAATCTTCctaatccagcacataacatTGCAGTAGTGGGCAGCACAATGGGCTTGAACCCTCGTGCTCTTCCACAGCTTAGAAAGATATATCTTCCCAAGTCACCTCGCACAAAGCTTCCCTCTctgcaaaaaggaaaaatcacAAAGGAAGTGGAAAATGCTAAGAAACTCTGCATCCTTACAGCTATCAAGCCATCTAATGTGGAGAAAGAGAAGGTTAAGTTTTTCAAGTCTGACTTTAACTACAATCCGCAGTTTGAGTACAGCAATCCTGTATCCCCACTTGTCCTGGCACAGCATAACAATGCCTCAGATCACTTCCTTGCACAG GCCGTGCACATCATGGAGCTCGCCCTGCAGCGATATGGCAGCTATGAGAAGTTTGAGCAGGCCACTGGTGGCAAACTCCTCACCAAAGGTCGCATCTGGCACAATGTAAAGAAATACATGGAAAAAGAAGGTTGTATAGGGGAG ATAGTAGTGCAGGTGACAGATGACCTTCTGTCCAGAGCCTCCATGACAGTGGTGAATGGCAGACCGACACTGACCATCAACAGCTCAACTGCCCGAGAGCACTGGCTGGAGGGCATGTTGAGGCATGAGATTG GCACACATTATTTCCGTGGCATCAACAATTGCCACCAGCCATGGAGCAGCTGCGTGGGCAGAAGGAAGCACAACCTGAAGCCCCTGAACCCAACAGAGGAAGGCCTCGCCAGCATCCACAGTGTGCTGTTCAGGAAAGACCCCACACTGTGGCGTGCTGCCCTGCTTTACTACACCGTCTACCAGGCCAGCCACATGTCTTTCTCCCAGGTGTTCCACAACCTGGGGCAATTTGTCCAGGACCCCAACACCCGCTGGGACTACTGTGTCAGAGCAAAGAGAGGCCAGACTGATACAGCACAGCCAG GGTGCTTTAGTAAAGACCAGGTCTACCTCGATGGCATCCTGAAGATCCTGAGATACAGAGCCAAGATCAACTTCCCACTGCTGATGGCTCTAGGAAAG cactggtgA
- the matcap2 gene encoding uncharacterized protein KIAA0895 isoform X1: MLESIKVTERLHWPKIEMSKKYILNPADKALSPSQVYLEKVSSSVFKDLFSIDSSSYNILLQAEEEEKKSPRQFLYKRPKTSVKCGATFGKRNHPGMAPTKAHAQEDGGKRTTCNLSGTNSNLPNPAHNIAVVGSTMGLNPRALPQLRKIYLPKSPRTKLPSLQKGKITKEVENAKKLCILTAIKPSNVEKEKVKFFKSDFNYNPQFEYSNPVSPLVLAQHNNASDHFLAQAVHIMELALQRYGSYEKFEQATGGKLLTKGRIWHNVKKYMEKEGCIGEIVVQVTDDLLSRASMTVVNGRPTLTINSSTAREHWLEGMLRHEIGTHYFRGINNCHQPWSSCVGRRKHNLKPLNPTEEGLASIHSVLFRKDPTLWRAALLYYTVYQASHMSFSQVFHNLGQFVQDPNTRWDYCVRAKRGQTDTAQPGCFSKDQVYLDGILKILRYRAKINFPLLMALGKVSFEDVDRLKSMGHMENVRIPYFMQDQERYAEQLTKIMSVNQLTDEELKTII, translated from the exons ATGCTGGAATCAATAAAAGTAACAG AAAGACTCCACTGGCCAAAAATAGAAATGTCCAAAAAGTATATCTTAAATCCTGCTGACAAGGCACTAAGTCCAAGCCAAGTATATCTGGAGAAGGTTTCTTCAAGTGTCTTCAAAGACCTTTTCAGCATTGACTCTAGCAGCTACAACATCTTGCTgcaggctgaggaggaagagaagaagagccCAAGGCAGTTTCTGTACAAGAGGCCAAAAACATCAGTGAAATGTGGTGCCACATTTGGGAAAAGAAACCATCCAGGTATGGCTCCTACAAAGGCACATGCTCAAGAAGATGGCGGTAAACGGACAACTTGCAACCTCTCAGGGACCAACTCCAATCTTCctaatccagcacataacatTGCAGTAGTGGGCAGCACAATGGGCTTGAACCCTCGTGCTCTTCCACAGCTTAGAAAGATATATCTTCCCAAGTCACCTCGCACAAAGCTTCCCTCTctgcaaaaaggaaaaatcacAAAGGAAGTGGAAAATGCTAAGAAACTCTGCATCCTTACAGCTATCAAGCCATCTAATGTGGAGAAAGAGAAGGTTAAGTTTTTCAAGTCTGACTTTAACTACAATCCGCAGTTTGAGTACAGCAATCCTGTATCCCCACTTGTCCTGGCACAGCATAACAATGCCTCAGATCACTTCCTTGCACAG GCCGTGCACATCATGGAGCTCGCCCTGCAGCGATATGGCAGCTATGAGAAGTTTGAGCAGGCCACTGGTGGCAAACTCCTCACCAAAGGTCGCATCTGGCACAATGTAAAGAAATACATGGAAAAAGAAGGTTGTATAGGGGAG ATAGTAGTGCAGGTGACAGATGACCTTCTGTCCAGAGCCTCCATGACAGTGGTGAATGGCAGACCGACACTGACCATCAACAGCTCAACTGCCCGAGAGCACTGGCTGGAGGGCATGTTGAGGCATGAGATTG GCACACATTATTTCCGTGGCATCAACAATTGCCACCAGCCATGGAGCAGCTGCGTGGGCAGAAGGAAGCACAACCTGAAGCCCCTGAACCCAACAGAGGAAGGCCTCGCCAGCATCCACAGTGTGCTGTTCAGGAAAGACCCCACACTGTGGCGTGCTGCCCTGCTTTACTACACCGTCTACCAGGCCAGCCACATGTCTTTCTCCCAGGTGTTCCACAACCTGGGGCAATTTGTCCAGGACCCCAACACCCGCTGGGACTACTGTGTCAGAGCAAAGAGAGGCCAGACTGATACAGCACAGCCAG GGTGCTTTAGTAAAGACCAGGTCTACCTCGATGGCATCCTGAAGATCCTGAGATACAGAGCCAAGATCAACTTCCCACTGCTGATGGCTCTAGGAAAG GTGTCATTCGAAGATGTGGACCGCCTGAAATCCATGGGTCACATGGAGAACGTCCGCATCCCATATTTTATGCAGGACCAGGAAAGGTATGCCGAGCAGCTGACAAAAATCATGTCGGTCAATCAGCTGACTGACGAGGAGCTCAAGACCATCATCTGA
- the matcap2 gene encoding uncharacterized protein KIAA0895 isoform X2: protein MSKKYILNPADKALSPSQVYLEKVSSSVFKDLFSIDSSSYNILLQAEEEEKKSPRQFLYKRPKTSVKCGATFGKRNHPGMAPTKAHAQEDGGKRTTCNLSGTNSNLPNPAHNIAVVGSTMGLNPRALPQLRKIYLPKSPRTKLPSLQKGKITKEVENAKKLCILTAIKPSNVEKEKVKFFKSDFNYNPQFEYSNPVSPLVLAQHNNASDHFLAQAVHIMELALQRYGSYEKFEQATGGKLLTKGRIWHNVKKYMEKEGCIGEIVVQVTDDLLSRASMTVVNGRPTLTINSSTAREHWLEGMLRHEIGTHYFRGINNCHQPWSSCVGRRKHNLKPLNPTEEGLASIHSVLFRKDPTLWRAALLYYTVYQASHMSFSQVFHNLGQFVQDPNTRWDYCVRAKRGQTDTAQPGCFSKDQVYLDGILKILRYRAKINFPLLMALGKVSFEDVDRLKSMGHMENVRIPYFMQDQERYAEQLTKIMSVNQLTDEELKTII from the exons ATGTCCAAAAAGTATATCTTAAATCCTGCTGACAAGGCACTAAGTCCAAGCCAAGTATATCTGGAGAAGGTTTCTTCAAGTGTCTTCAAAGACCTTTTCAGCATTGACTCTAGCAGCTACAACATCTTGCTgcaggctgaggaggaagagaagaagagccCAAGGCAGTTTCTGTACAAGAGGCCAAAAACATCAGTGAAATGTGGTGCCACATTTGGGAAAAGAAACCATCCAGGTATGGCTCCTACAAAGGCACATGCTCAAGAAGATGGCGGTAAACGGACAACTTGCAACCTCTCAGGGACCAACTCCAATCTTCctaatccagcacataacatTGCAGTAGTGGGCAGCACAATGGGCTTGAACCCTCGTGCTCTTCCACAGCTTAGAAAGATATATCTTCCCAAGTCACCTCGCACAAAGCTTCCCTCTctgcaaaaaggaaaaatcacAAAGGAAGTGGAAAATGCTAAGAAACTCTGCATCCTTACAGCTATCAAGCCATCTAATGTGGAGAAAGAGAAGGTTAAGTTTTTCAAGTCTGACTTTAACTACAATCCGCAGTTTGAGTACAGCAATCCTGTATCCCCACTTGTCCTGGCACAGCATAACAATGCCTCAGATCACTTCCTTGCACAG GCCGTGCACATCATGGAGCTCGCCCTGCAGCGATATGGCAGCTATGAGAAGTTTGAGCAGGCCACTGGTGGCAAACTCCTCACCAAAGGTCGCATCTGGCACAATGTAAAGAAATACATGGAAAAAGAAGGTTGTATAGGGGAG ATAGTAGTGCAGGTGACAGATGACCTTCTGTCCAGAGCCTCCATGACAGTGGTGAATGGCAGACCGACACTGACCATCAACAGCTCAACTGCCCGAGAGCACTGGCTGGAGGGCATGTTGAGGCATGAGATTG GCACACATTATTTCCGTGGCATCAACAATTGCCACCAGCCATGGAGCAGCTGCGTGGGCAGAAGGAAGCACAACCTGAAGCCCCTGAACCCAACAGAGGAAGGCCTCGCCAGCATCCACAGTGTGCTGTTCAGGAAAGACCCCACACTGTGGCGTGCTGCCCTGCTTTACTACACCGTCTACCAGGCCAGCCACATGTCTTTCTCCCAGGTGTTCCACAACCTGGGGCAATTTGTCCAGGACCCCAACACCCGCTGGGACTACTGTGTCAGAGCAAAGAGAGGCCAGACTGATACAGCACAGCCAG GGTGCTTTAGTAAAGACCAGGTCTACCTCGATGGCATCCTGAAGATCCTGAGATACAGAGCCAAGATCAACTTCCCACTGCTGATGGCTCTAGGAAAG GTGTCATTCGAAGATGTGGACCGCCTGAAATCCATGGGTCACATGGAGAACGTCCGCATCCCATATTTTATGCAGGACCAGGAAAGGTATGCCGAGCAGCTGACAAAAATCATGTCGGTCAATCAGCTGACTGACGAGGAGCTCAAGACCATCATCTGA
- the stx12 gene encoding syntaxin-12 isoform X1 — translation MSYGKADSYRAVPRDFNTLIQTCSSNIQKITQNTAQIKSMVNQLGTRQDTSELQDHLQQMQHYTNQLAKDTNKHLKELGSIPLPSSPSEQRQQKIQRDRLMNDFSAALNNFQAVQRRAAEKEKESVARARAGSRLSTEDGSRDEKLVSFDNQDDWGQMTTQTEEAAITEEDLELIKERETNIRQLESDIMDVNQIFKDLAMMIHDQGEMIDSIEANVENAEVHVERGTEQLQRASYYQQKSRKKMCILAMVCSIVLVILSIIIWQAAK, via the exons ATGTCATACGGCAAAGCAGACAGCTATCGTGCTGTACCACGGGATTTCAACACCCTCATACAAACATGCAGCTCCAACATCCAGAAGATCACACAGAACA CTGCTCAGATCAAGAGCATGGTGAATCAGTTGGGGACCAGACAGGATACCAGTGAACTCCAGGACCATTT GCAGCAGATGCAACACTATACTAACCAACTGGCAAAAGACACCAACAAGCACCTAAAAGAGTTAGGATCAATCCCTTTGCCCTCATCACCCTCAGAGCAA AGGCAGCAAAAGATCCAGAGGGACCGACTGATGAATGATTTCTCAGCAGCTCTCAACAACTTCCAAGCAGTCCAGCGTCGTGcagcagagaaggagaaggaatcAGTAGCCAGAGCAAGGGCTGGATCCCGCCTGTCG acTGAAGACGGTTCTCGGGATGAGAAGCTTGTTTCTTTTGATAA CCAAGATGACTGGGGTCAGATGACCACCCAGACAGAAGAAGCGGCCATCACAGAGGAGGATCTCGAGCTCATCAAGGaaagagaaaccaacatcaggCAGCTGGAG TCTGACATCATGGATGTAAACCAGATCTTCAAGGACCTGGCAATGATGATCCATGATCAGGGAGAGATGATTG ATAGCATTGAAGCAAATGTGGAGAATGCAGAAGTTCACGTAGAACGAGGAACAGAACAGCTCCAGAGAGCCAGCTACTACCAG CAAAAGTCCCGGAAGAAGATGTGCATCCTGGCTATGGTTTGTTCCATCGTGCTTGTCATACTCAGCATCATTATTTGGCAAGCTGCTAAGTGA
- the stx12 gene encoding syntaxin-12 isoform X2, with protein sequence MSYGKADSYRAVPRDFNTLIQTCSSNIQKITQNTAQIKSMVNQLGTRQDTSELQDHLQQMQHYTNQLAKDTNKHLKELGSIPLPSSPSEQRQQKIQRDRLMNDFSAALNNFQAVQRRAAEKEKESVARARAGSRLSTEDGSRDEKLVSFDNQDDWGQMTTQTEEAAITEEDLELIKERETNIRQLESDIMDVNQIFKDLAMMIHDQGEMIALKQMWRMQKFT encoded by the exons ATGTCATACGGCAAAGCAGACAGCTATCGTGCTGTACCACGGGATTTCAACACCCTCATACAAACATGCAGCTCCAACATCCAGAAGATCACACAGAACA CTGCTCAGATCAAGAGCATGGTGAATCAGTTGGGGACCAGACAGGATACCAGTGAACTCCAGGACCATTT GCAGCAGATGCAACACTATACTAACCAACTGGCAAAAGACACCAACAAGCACCTAAAAGAGTTAGGATCAATCCCTTTGCCCTCATCACCCTCAGAGCAA AGGCAGCAAAAGATCCAGAGGGACCGACTGATGAATGATTTCTCAGCAGCTCTCAACAACTTCCAAGCAGTCCAGCGTCGTGcagcagagaaggagaaggaatcAGTAGCCAGAGCAAGGGCTGGATCCCGCCTGTCG acTGAAGACGGTTCTCGGGATGAGAAGCTTGTTTCTTTTGATAA CCAAGATGACTGGGGTCAGATGACCACCCAGACAGAAGAAGCGGCCATCACAGAGGAGGATCTCGAGCTCATCAAGGaaagagaaaccaacatcaggCAGCTGGAG TCTGACATCATGGATGTAAACCAGATCTTCAAGGACCTGGCAATGATGATCCATGATCAGGGAGAGATGATTG CATTGAAGCAAATGTGGAGAATGCAGAAGTTCACGTAG